One segment of Marinobacter sediminum DNA contains the following:
- the lspA gene encoding signal peptidase II, whose protein sequence is METAMAEQEIGTKLKWLWLAVLVIAIDLGTKAMATAMLDYGDPVPVMPMFNLTLLHNTGAAFSFLAEAAGWQRWFFVTLALVVSSVLVYWLRNLQRHETWTAVAIVLILGGALGNVYDRVVHGYVVDFLHFYWQNWHFPAFNLADTAITIGAAMMILDIFRKPADADGNAERSK, encoded by the coding sequence ATGGAGACGGCAATGGCTGAGCAGGAAATCGGAACCAAGCTGAAATGGCTATGGCTGGCGGTGTTGGTGATCGCGATTGATCTTGGCACCAAAGCCATGGCCACCGCCATGCTGGATTACGGTGACCCGGTGCCGGTCATGCCTATGTTTAATCTGACGTTGCTCCATAACACCGGGGCAGCGTTCAGTTTCCTGGCTGAAGCGGCCGGGTGGCAGCGCTGGTTCTTTGTAACTCTCGCGCTCGTTGTTAGCAGCGTGCTGGTTTACTGGCTGAGAAATCTTCAGCGCCATGAAACCTGGACAGCTGTTGCCATCGTACTGATTCTCGGAGGGGCTCTTGGCAACGTTTATGATCGTGTCGTTCACGGCTACGTTGTCGATTTTCTGCACTTCTACTGGCAGAACTGGCATTTCCCCGCGTTTAACCTGGCGGATACCGCGATAACGATCGGCGCCGCCATGATGATCCTTGATATTTTCCGCAAACCCGCCGATGCCGACGGGAATGCCGAAAGGAGTAAATAA
- a CDS encoding PilX N-terminal domain-containing pilus assembly protein, whose amino-acid sequence MKQISQNGFGQKHSGAALIISLIILLVLTLIGVAGMNTSVMQERMAVNSQNSNRAFQAAESTVGALTNQLYANDLDLLRESMQSASEESSKVEQTLDASNGVTGRYQVRYLGEIIITSGSSMNADEGSSDLKGYRYELIGESEMANTGAGARVFKGIEYY is encoded by the coding sequence ATGAAGCAGATATCCCAGAACGGCTTTGGACAGAAGCATAGTGGCGCGGCACTTATTATCAGCCTGATAATCTTGCTTGTGCTCACGCTGATTGGTGTGGCGGGGATGAACACTTCGGTGATGCAGGAACGGATGGCCGTCAATTCCCAGAATTCCAACCGGGCCTTTCAGGCTGCTGAAAGTACGGTTGGTGCGCTTACGAATCAGCTCTATGCGAATGACCTCGATCTGTTGCGGGAATCCATGCAGTCAGCGTCGGAAGAAAGCTCCAAGGTGGAGCAAACGCTGGATGCTTCAAATGGGGTGACAGGAAGATACCAGGTGCGATATCTGGGGGAAATTATCATCACAAGCGGCAGTTCCATGAATGCCGATGAGGGCTCCAGTGACCTGAAGGGCTATCGGTACGAGCTGATTGGTGAGTCAGAAATGGCAAATACCGGTGCTGGAGCACGGGTATTCAAGGGTATTGAGTATTATTGA
- a CDS encoding GspH/FimT family pseudopilin, protein MSGFQRSSGFTLLELMITIVVLAVVASFAIPSFQETVLNNRLTAQINETSSLISYARSEASKLRAGVVTVCGSTDSASCSGSAAWETGWVVFRDIDGDRALETADGDQLLKVRGALSGGNSLRVVDLSSDSGNWVQFASNGFPVPSATGNASGTFIICDDRGAARARATVVNVSGQTRLARDSGGTAGVLNDHDGNDISCP, encoded by the coding sequence ATGTCGGGATTTCAACGCTCCTCGGGTTTTACGTTGCTTGAGCTGATGATAACGATCGTTGTTCTGGCGGTCGTTGCATCTTTTGCTATTCCGTCGTTCCAAGAGACGGTTTTGAATAATCGACTGACTGCTCAGATTAATGAAACCTCTAGCCTGATCAGTTATGCGCGTAGTGAGGCGTCGAAGCTTCGAGCGGGTGTGGTAACGGTCTGCGGCTCAACTGATAGTGCAAGTTGCTCGGGTAGTGCAGCATGGGAAACTGGTTGGGTTGTTTTCCGCGATATCGATGGCGATCGAGCGCTTGAAACGGCCGATGGTGATCAGTTGCTGAAAGTTCGTGGCGCCCTGTCTGGTGGAAATTCGCTCAGGGTTGTTGACTTGAGCAGCGACAGCGGTAACTGGGTTCAATTTGCCAGTAACGGATTTCCCGTTCCCTCTGCCACAGGTAACGCTTCTGGCACCTTCATAATCTGCGATGACCGTGGAGCCGCGAGGGCAAGAGCGACTGTTGTCAATGTCTCTGGGCAAACGCGTTTGGCGAGGGACAGTGGTGGCACGGCCGGTGTTCTGAATGATCATGACGGCAACGACATTTCATGTCCGTGA
- the ispH gene encoding 4-hydroxy-3-methylbut-2-enyl diphosphate reductase, giving the protein MQIRLANPRGFCAGVDRAIEIVNRALDVFGAPIYVRHEVVHNKFVVDNLRNRGAVFVDELDEVPDDKLVIFSAHGVSQAVQSEAARRGLKVFDATCPLVTKVHLEVMRYSRDGRECILIGHHGHPEVEGTMGQYDHSNGGEIYLVEDEEDVAKLDVKDASRISYVTQTTLSMDDTARVIDSLRAKFPEIEGPRKDDICYATQNRQDAVKQLAGDCDLMLVVGSPNSSNSNRLRELAERMGTPAYLIDEAGQIEPQWLDGKTSVGVTAGASAPEVLVNDVISRLRELGGHVPEEIAGREENIVFSMPRELRIDAVEVS; this is encoded by the coding sequence ATGCAGATCCGACTCGCCAATCCTCGCGGCTTTTGTGCCGGCGTGGACCGCGCCATCGAAATCGTTAATCGCGCCCTCGATGTATTCGGCGCACCGATTTACGTGCGGCACGAGGTGGTTCATAACAAGTTTGTGGTGGATAACCTGCGCAATCGCGGTGCTGTTTTCGTTGATGAGCTGGACGAGGTGCCCGATGACAAGCTGGTGATTTTCAGCGCTCACGGTGTTTCCCAGGCGGTTCAGAGTGAGGCTGCTCGCCGTGGCCTCAAAGTGTTCGACGCCACCTGCCCGCTGGTTACCAAGGTGCATCTGGAAGTGATGCGCTATAGCCGTGATGGCAGGGAATGCATTCTGATCGGCCACCATGGCCATCCCGAAGTAGAAGGCACCATGGGGCAGTATGACCACAGCAATGGCGGTGAGATCTACCTGGTTGAGGACGAGGAAGACGTTGCGAAACTGGACGTGAAAGACGCTAGCCGCATTTCCTATGTCACCCAGACTACCCTCTCCATGGACGATACCGCCCGGGTAATCGATTCCCTGCGGGCCAAATTTCCTGAAATAGAGGGCCCTCGCAAGGACGACATCTGCTACGCCACCCAGAACCGGCAGGATGCGGTCAAACAACTGGCCGGCGATTGCGATCTGATGCTGGTGGTGGGTTCGCCCAACAGTTCCAACTCCAACCGGTTGCGGGAACTGGCGGAACGGATGGGAACGCCGGCTTATCTGATTGATGAAGCAGGGCAGATCGAGCCGCAATGGCTGGACGGCAAGACTTCAGTGGGTGTTACCGCCGGTGCCTCTGCACCGGAAGTGTTGGTGAACGATGTGATTTCCCGCCTGCGTGAACTGGGGGGGCATGTTCCGGAAGAAATTGCAGGCAGGGAGGAGAATATTGTGTTTTCTATGCCGCGTGAATTGAGAATCGATGCTGTCGAGGTTTCCTGA
- a CDS encoding PilW family protein, producing MMKLSHGHKNSCRAGRQRGLSLVELIIALALSTTLILGIFTVYMDSSQTSRLATSLARIQESGRIATDVMARDMRMVGFQGCADPDDVTLNVIANNPPTSNFFETTLRGWEVDSGTWANGTEYDNTTIESSARIGSDVIAVQRGESMEIELTGNMTADNANVQVVGNDVVRFAQNDLVLISDCEASDLFRISSTPSSGTWAHANNVNTANRLSQAYTDAARIMRFSSSIYFVADTGRSDIQGNAIFALYRQSLALDGSFSAPQEIVEGVESLQIEYGELLGTNNIRYTTADNVGDMAGVVAVRLGMLISHTDQVRDIGDTADYALPGETVEAETSAAAGAVTHPEDGRLRRTFISTVMLRNRD from the coding sequence ATGATGAAGCTTTCTCATGGCCATAAAAACAGCTGCCGAGCAGGGCGTCAGCGTGGTTTGTCCCTAGTTGAACTGATTATTGCGTTGGCGCTCAGTACAACACTGATATTGGGTATTTTCACTGTCTACATGGATTCGAGTCAGACCTCACGTCTGGCCACCTCCCTTGCCAGAATCCAGGAATCCGGGCGCATAGCGACTGACGTTATGGCAAGGGATATGCGGATGGTTGGGTTTCAGGGCTGTGCCGATCCCGATGATGTGACCTTGAACGTAATTGCCAACAACCCGCCCACCTCCAACTTCTTCGAAACGACACTGCGTGGCTGGGAAGTTGACAGTGGTACCTGGGCCAATGGAACGGAATATGACAATACAACCATCGAGTCGAGTGCGCGTATAGGTAGTGATGTTATTGCCGTGCAGCGCGGCGAATCAATGGAAATCGAGCTGACGGGGAATATGACCGCAGATAATGCGAACGTCCAGGTTGTGGGGAACGATGTTGTTCGCTTTGCTCAGAACGACCTGGTTCTGATATCCGATTGCGAGGCTTCCGACCTGTTCCGGATCTCGAGCACACCGTCCTCGGGCACATGGGCGCACGCAAATAATGTGAATACCGCTAATCGCCTGAGTCAGGCCTACACTGACGCTGCCAGGATTATGCGCTTTTCTTCCAGTATCTACTTCGTTGCAGATACCGGCAGGAGCGATATTCAAGGAAACGCCATTTTTGCTCTGTATCGGCAAAGCTTGGCGTTGGACGGTTCGTTTTCTGCACCTCAGGAAATCGTCGAGGGGGTAGAAAGCCTGCAGATTGAATATGGGGAGCTGTTGGGTACTAACAATATTCGTTATACCACCGCAGATAATGTCGGCGATATGGCAGGTGTGGTTGCGGTCAGACTTGGTATGTTGATCAGCCATACTGACCAGGTGCGAGATATTGGGGATACTGCGGATTACGCGCTACCTGGTGAGACCGTTGAGGCTGAGACGAGCGCTGCTGCTGGAGCTGTGACACATCCCGAGGACGGAAGGCTTCGCCGCACATTTATTTCAACAGTAATGCTCCGCAATCGGGACTGA
- the ileS gene encoding isoleucine--tRNA ligase, whose product MSDYKHTLNLPETAFPMRGNLAKREPEMLKRWQDLDVYGNLRKQREGREKFILHDGPPYANGSIHIGHAVNKILKDMIVKSRSFMGYDAPYVPGWDCHGLPIEHKVEQEIGKAGVKVDYKTFRQACRDYATKQIAGQKEDFIRLGVMGEWDKPYLTMDPKVEAGIVRALGKIVAKGHLVRGYKPVYWSVVGQSALAEAEVEYQDKTSTQIDVRFTAVDQAKALALFGTAKGEGDVSVVIWTTTPWTIPANQAVSLNADFQYALVQADVGQGPERIIVAADMVEGIMARWNVEQFEVLATCAGADLEHLALQHPFYDKRVPVILGDHVSTDAGTGAVHTAPDHGVEDFEVGKAYGIGTINLVQASGTYTSAAGELAGVHVYKADEPVCAALEREGKLVRSEKFRHSYPHCWRTKTPLIYRATPQWFISMDKENLRADALEAIKGVRWVPSWGRNRIEAMFNQSPDWCISRQRTWGVPITLFIHKETQELHPDTQSLIEKVAQEVEVGGIDAWYDIDGKNLLGDDSERYEKVTDTLDVWFDSGVTHDSVLRVRSELGQFPADMYLEGSDQHRGWFQSSLKTSIAMNGEAPYKQVLTHGFTVDGKGHKMSKSLGNVIAPQEVMNELGADILRLWVAATDYSGEMTVSKDILRQTADGYRRIRNTSRFLLSNLTGFEPGQHMVAPEDMIALDRWMVDRTLQLQKELDEDYQNYAFLRIYQKVYNFCEAILGGFYLDIIKDRQYTTQADSLARRSCQTALYHVAEALVRWIAPILSFTADEIWQQLPGKRSDTVFYEIWYEGLFELPETTELGRDYWREMYNVKEAVNKCLEESRARGEIKGSLSAEVTLYCEGDLAADLKHLGEELRFVLITSEATVKPVSEAGDAEVTGHEGLRVKVAPATHAKCERCWHHREDVGRNAKYGDLCGRCVINVEGPGEARSFA is encoded by the coding sequence ATGAGCGACTATAAGCATACCCTGAATCTGCCGGAAACCGCCTTTCCCATGCGCGGTAACCTGGCCAAGCGCGAGCCTGAAATGCTCAAACGCTGGCAGGACCTCGATGTCTACGGCAACCTGCGCAAGCAGCGTGAGGGTCGGGAGAAGTTCATTCTTCATGACGGCCCTCCCTATGCCAACGGCAGTATTCATATCGGTCATGCGGTCAACAAGATTCTCAAGGACATGATCGTCAAGTCCCGCAGTTTCATGGGATACGACGCGCCTTATGTTCCAGGCTGGGACTGCCATGGTCTGCCGATCGAGCACAAGGTGGAACAGGAAATTGGCAAGGCCGGTGTGAAGGTGGATTACAAAACCTTCCGTCAGGCCTGTCGTGATTACGCCACTAAACAGATTGCCGGCCAGAAGGAAGATTTCATTCGCCTGGGCGTTATGGGCGAATGGGACAAGCCTTACCTGACCATGGATCCGAAGGTCGAGGCGGGCATTGTCCGGGCCCTCGGTAAGATTGTGGCCAAGGGGCACCTGGTTCGTGGTTACAAACCGGTTTACTGGAGTGTGGTCGGTCAGTCTGCACTGGCGGAAGCCGAAGTAGAGTATCAGGACAAGACCTCAACCCAGATTGATGTGCGCTTCACTGCAGTGGATCAGGCGAAAGCCCTGGCACTGTTCGGTACCGCTAAGGGTGAGGGCGATGTGTCTGTTGTTATCTGGACCACCACGCCCTGGACCATACCGGCCAACCAGGCGGTATCCCTGAACGCCGACTTCCAGTATGCCCTCGTGCAAGCCGATGTAGGGCAGGGGCCGGAGCGCATCATCGTGGCTGCGGACATGGTGGAAGGCATCATGGCGCGTTGGAATGTGGAACAGTTCGAAGTCCTGGCTACCTGTGCTGGTGCTGACCTTGAGCATCTGGCATTGCAGCATCCGTTTTACGACAAGCGGGTACCGGTCATTCTGGGTGATCATGTTTCCACCGATGCGGGTACCGGTGCCGTGCACACCGCACCGGACCACGGTGTGGAAGACTTTGAAGTGGGCAAGGCCTACGGCATTGGCACCATCAACCTGGTTCAGGCCAGCGGTACCTACACCAGTGCGGCGGGCGAGCTGGCGGGCGTGCATGTGTACAAGGCCGATGAACCGGTATGCGCCGCGCTGGAGCGTGAGGGCAAACTCGTGCGCTCGGAGAAATTCCGGCACAGTTATCCCCATTGCTGGCGGACCAAAACGCCGCTGATTTACCGTGCCACCCCCCAATGGTTCATTAGCATGGACAAGGAAAACCTCCGCGCTGATGCCCTCGAAGCCATCAAGGGTGTGCGCTGGGTTCCGTCGTGGGGCCGGAACCGGATCGAAGCCATGTTTAACCAGTCGCCGGACTGGTGTATTTCCCGCCAGCGTACCTGGGGCGTTCCTATCACTCTGTTTATCCATAAGGAAACTCAGGAGCTGCATCCGGATACCCAGAGTCTGATTGAGAAGGTCGCTCAGGAGGTCGAAGTGGGCGGCATCGACGCCTGGTATGATATCGACGGCAAGAACCTTTTGGGTGATGACTCGGAACGGTATGAAAAGGTAACCGATACTCTGGATGTCTGGTTTGACTCCGGGGTTACGCACGACTCGGTTTTACGGGTTCGTTCCGAACTTGGTCAGTTCCCGGCAGACATGTACCTTGAGGGCTCAGATCAGCATCGAGGCTGGTTCCAGTCCTCCCTGAAAACCTCTATCGCCATGAATGGCGAGGCACCCTATAAGCAGGTACTGACCCACGGGTTTACCGTCGATGGCAAGGGACACAAGATGTCCAAGTCCCTGGGCAATGTTATCGCGCCCCAGGAGGTCATGAATGAGTTGGGTGCCGATATCCTCCGTCTGTGGGTAGCGGCGACCGATTACAGCGGTGAAATGACCGTATCCAAGGACATACTGCGTCAGACGGCCGATGGTTATCGCCGGATCCGTAACACGTCGCGCTTCCTGCTCAGCAACCTGACCGGTTTCGAGCCCGGCCAGCATATGGTGGCGCCAGAGGACATGATCGCCCTGGACCGCTGGATGGTGGATCGTACGTTGCAGCTGCAAAAAGAGCTGGATGAGGATTACCAGAACTACGCGTTCCTGAGGATCTACCAGAAAGTTTACAATTTCTGTGAGGCCATTCTTGGTGGCTTCTATCTGGACATTATCAAGGATCGCCAGTACACCACTCAGGCGGACAGTCTCGCCAGGCGCTCCTGTCAGACGGCTCTGTATCACGTTGCCGAAGCTCTGGTCCGCTGGATTGCCCCGATTCTGAGCTTCACCGCCGATGAGATCTGGCAGCAGCTGCCAGGCAAACGCAGCGACACCGTATTTTATGAGATCTGGTACGAAGGCCTGTTTGAACTGCCTGAAACGACTGAGCTGGGTCGGGATTACTGGCGTGAGATGTATAACGTCAAGGAGGCTGTCAACAAGTGCCTGGAGGAGTCACGTGCCCGTGGTGAGATCAAGGGGTCGTTGAGCGCCGAAGTCACCCTCTATTGCGAAGGTGACCTGGCAGCCGACCTGAAGCATCTGGGCGAAGAGCTTCGCTTTGTATTGATCACTTCCGAGGCGACCGTTAAACCGGTTTCCGAAGCAGGTGACGCTGAAGTCACTGGCCACGAAGGTTTGCGGGTGAAAGTGGCACCTGCGACGCACGCCAAGTGTGAGCGCTGCTGGCATCATCGGGAAGATGTGGGGCGCAATGCCAAATATGGAGACCTGTGTGGCCGCTGCGTCATTAATGTGGAAGGGCCCGGTGAAGCCCGCTCCTTTGCCTGA
- the fkpB gene encoding FKBP-type peptidyl-prolyl cis-trans isomerase, giving the protein MKELPVDKGTRVKLNFALKFPDGEVIDSTFEKEPATLEIGDDNLPENFEAYLMGMKAGDRESYEVPPEKAFGQHNPNNLQTFKRHEFSADMVLEPGVMISFADARQSELPGVVSRVEGDEVEVDFNHPLAGRTLTFDVEIIDVEPAKPAH; this is encoded by the coding sequence ATGAAAGAACTTCCCGTAGACAAGGGCACCCGCGTAAAGCTGAACTTTGCCCTGAAGTTTCCCGATGGCGAGGTGATTGACTCCACCTTCGAGAAGGAACCGGCCACGCTCGAAATTGGTGATGATAACCTGCCGGAGAATTTTGAAGCCTACCTGATGGGCATGAAGGCGGGTGATAGGGAGAGCTATGAGGTGCCGCCCGAGAAAGCGTTTGGCCAGCACAACCCGAACAACCTTCAGACCTTCAAGCGCCATGAGTTCAGTGCTGACATGGTGCTCGAGCCGGGTGTGATGATTTCATTTGCGGATGCCCGGCAAAGCGAACTTCCGGGTGTGGTCAGCCGCGTCGAGGGGGATGAAGTAGAAGTGGACTTCAATCACCCGCTGGCGGGGCGTACACTGACATTTGATGTGGAAATCATTGACGTCGAACCGGCAAAGCCAGCGCACTGA
- the pilV gene encoding type IV pilus modification protein PilV, translated as MRKQKPQVMKNPGNQLRTRCQNGFTLIEILVTLFILAIGLLGLAGLLFEGMRNNQGAYLRTQASILAYDMADRMRANSNMAASYGGFTTDGASTALPGCASLATGCTPSDQVTLDLVGWTRQIQSVGSGITMVPGGVGSIQFDAASNVYTVTVQWQEASRGGDASEQIAGDSAYSVRFTL; from the coding sequence ATGCGCAAACAGAAACCTCAAGTAATGAAGAATCCTGGTAATCAGTTGCGGACGCGTTGTCAGAATGGTTTCACGCTGATCGAAATCCTCGTAACGCTTTTTATCCTTGCAATTGGTTTGCTCGGGCTGGCGGGACTGCTATTTGAAGGTATGCGCAATAATCAGGGGGCCTACCTTCGTACACAGGCAAGCATTTTGGCCTATGACATGGCGGATCGGATGCGTGCTAACAGTAATATGGCCGCCAGCTATGGTGGGTTTACCACCGACGGCGCGTCAACTGCATTGCCTGGATGTGCAAGTCTTGCAACCGGATGCACACCTTCCGATCAGGTAACACTGGATCTTGTGGGCTGGACCAGGCAAATTCAGAGTGTTGGAAGCGGTATAACTATGGTCCCTGGCGGAGTTGGCAGCATTCAGTTCGATGCGGCGTCGAATGTATACACGGTTACGGTGCAATGGCAGGAGGCGAGCAGGGGCGGTGATGCTAGTGAACAGATCGCCGGCGATAGTGCTTATTCTGTCCGCTTTACATTGTGA
- the ribF gene encoding bifunctional riboflavin kinase/FAD synthetase gives MRLIRGLTNLNMLSRREDSPLSNGCVATIGNFDGVHIGHRTILEQVKEKAESLGLPSVVMVFEPQPREFFQGAEAPPRLMSFRQKFEALTAAGIDHVLCLRFSGRLRRLTSREFIDAVLVDGLGVRHLVVGDDFRFGCDRTGDFMLLREAGEQQGFTVENTRTVTIDGERVSSTRIRERLNVNRLEEAEVLLGHPYRIRGRVVYGRQLGRQIGAPTANILLQRMAPLQGVYVVSTKLDDGLVYDGVANIGLRPTVDGKQPALEVHLFDFAGTLYGRHIEVVFRHGLREEIRFDSVDALKEQIACDFDDARAWIAKAGSSRTTH, from the coding sequence ATGCGTCTTATCCGTGGCCTGACCAACCTGAACATGCTGTCCCGGCGCGAGGATTCACCGCTCTCGAATGGGTGTGTTGCAACCATTGGAAATTTCGATGGCGTGCACATTGGACACCGGACCATTCTCGAGCAGGTAAAAGAAAAGGCTGAAAGCCTTGGTTTGCCGTCGGTGGTGATGGTGTTTGAACCCCAGCCCAGAGAGTTTTTTCAGGGTGCTGAAGCGCCTCCGCGGCTGATGTCTTTCCGGCAGAAATTCGAAGCACTGACCGCAGCCGGTATCGACCATGTGCTTTGCCTGCGTTTCAGCGGGCGTCTTCGACGCCTGACCAGCCGTGAGTTTATTGATGCTGTGCTGGTGGATGGTCTGGGGGTTCGTCACCTGGTTGTCGGCGATGACTTCCGTTTTGGCTGCGACCGCACAGGCGATTTCATGCTGCTTCGTGAAGCGGGCGAGCAACAGGGGTTTACGGTTGAGAACACCCGTACAGTGACCATTGATGGTGAGCGGGTGAGCAGCACAAGGATTCGGGAGCGGCTCAATGTGAACCGGCTCGAGGAAGCTGAAGTGCTTCTTGGCCATCCTTACCGGATTCGCGGCAGAGTTGTTTACGGCCGGCAGTTAGGGCGTCAAATCGGGGCTCCGACTGCCAACATACTGTTGCAGAGAATGGCGCCTTTGCAGGGTGTTTATGTTGTGAGCACGAAACTTGACGACGGGTTGGTTTATGACGGTGTTGCCAACATCGGCCTGCGCCCGACCGTCGACGGCAAGCAGCCAGCCTTGGAAGTGCACCTGTTTGACTTTGCTGGCACACTTTACGGCCGACATATAGAAGTTGTCTTTCGCCACGGACTGAGGGAAGAGATCAGGTTTGATTCCGTGGATGCGCTTAAAGAACAGATTGCCTGTGACTTTGACGATGCCAGGGCATGGATTGCCAAGGCTGGATCGTCCCGGACTACTCATTGA